GATGCCCTGCATGTACATCAGGCCCGCCGTCGTCTCCCCCGCCGCGCAGGTGTGCTTACCCCACACATCCGGCAGTTCGGTGGGGTCAATGGGGCAGTCCCCGTCGACCGCCGACCGGCCGGCAACATCCGTCATCGCCCGGAAGATGATCGTCTGACCGGCCTTCAACTGCTCCTTGATGTACGTGGACCCGCCCAGGTTGTAGGCGGCCGGGATCTGGGTGATGAGCCGCATCTTGATGCCGCACTTACGGCCCATACCGACGAGCTTCTCCACCATCTCCAAGATGGTTGGGTCGTCAATGAACGACTGCACCTCATCGAGGGTGATCACGAGTAGCGGCATGTCCTTGCTGGGCCGCCACGTTTTGATGTCCTTCGCCGACAGTTCGTCGTTGCGCCGGTACATCTCCTTCAACGCGGCCAGCAACATGAGGGTGATCTCGGTCTTGTCGCGGGCGAACCAGTCGACGGCCTTCTTCAACGACCCGTAAGACTGTCCGCCCTGCGGGTCACCCACCCAGTCGAGCACCAGCCCGTTGGAGTGCAGCGACGCGAGCAGCAGTTGCGCGACCACCTCCGACTTGCCGGATCCGGTGCAGCCGGAAATCAGGTCGTGGGCGGCGCCCTGCTTCGTCCACCACTGGTAGATGATGTCGGTGCCGTCGTCGTAGCGGCCGACACGGGACCGGCCGTTCTTCCAATCGTTGGCGACCTTCGCGCCGGGCCACAGTTTCGTCTCCGCCAGCGGATTGTCGGGCTGCACCCGCAGCAGACCAACCGACAGGTCCGACGGATCCGCGCTGAACGACACGTCGGCGTACGTGCACTTGTAGGCGGCGGCGATGCGGCCGAGCAGGTTGGGTCGCTGCTCCCGCATGTTGATGGATCCGTCGACCTTCGCCACAACCTTCGCTTTCCAGTTGGGCAGGCGGGTGCGGATGGTGGCGCCGACGTCGCAGGCGGGTAGCTGCTCGTAGTCGACGAGTTCGGTGCCGGCGAGGGGTCCGCCGTTGCAGCCGATGAGCATGGCCCAGGTGGTGACGGCGCGGGTGCGTACCGGGTCGGGTGCCTCCACGGGCGGGGCCGCTTCGGCTACGGCGGTGGCGTCGACCTTCGGCAGGTCGGAAATCATGCGCCGCTGCTCACATTTGCTCCACCACGGCTTCACACCGACAGCCCAGCGCACCACCCCGGCGGCGGCGACAATCCGGCCCGCCCACGTGTTCAGGTCGGTGGCAGTCAGCGCGGCAGCCCACAGTCCCGTCTCGGCGGCGACAGCGGCGGCACGGCGCGCGTCACGGCGGATCTTGCGGATGCGGCGGCCGGTGCGCTGACCCTTCTCGATGCGGTTGTCTTTGATGGCGTCGCGGGTGAGGTTCCGCTTCGTCAGGTGGTAGGTGAGTCCGGCTGCGGGCAGCGCCGCCAAGCCCAACTCGAATGCGGGTACGCCGGCAAGTCCGGCGAGCGTTTCGGCGCCGAGTGCGGCGGCGGGCAGGGCGAGCGTCTTCGCGGTGTCGCCGTACATGCGGCGCGTCTCCCGCAGCACTGCACCCATCCGGTTGGGCTGCTTCGGCGGCACCAACTGCTCGCCGTGGGCGCGGCAGTGCACCGCCGGGTCGCCGGGCAGCAGCCACTCGTATTCGCCGCAGCGTTCTTTGCCGCCGCCGTTGACGTTGCGCATGCGGGGGCACTGGTGGCGCAGGTGGTCGGTGCGCTGGTTGTCGCCGTCTACGGGCACGTCGTAGGGCATGCGCTTGCGGCGGTCGCCGTCTTGGGGGTCGATGTGCCAGTTCTGCATCTTGGCTGCCCCCACCGGGACCGGCGTGGGGGCGAGCTTGGTTCGGGTGTGCCCGTCGGGGTTCGGCGGGGTGTGCCGGGTGCGGGCGTCGCTGTTGGGCAGCGGCGCCGGCCGGTGCGTCGTCGTTGCCATGGTCTGTCTCCGTCCGTGGGCTAGCTGTTGACTCGGTCGAAGGCGCGGGCCACGTTGCCGAGCAGCGGTGCCACCTCGGCCGTGCAGGCGCGGGCGTTCGCGACCGCCGCCGCCATGGCCTCCGCCGACGCCGCCGTGTTCGCCACCACGTGCGAGTGGCCTGACATCTGCACGACACCCAACGTCTGCTCACCCAGCGACTGGATTCGGCCGCGCAGCCGGTTGAGGGTGGCCACGTACTCGGCGGTGGCCTGCTCGGCGGCGGCGGCGATGGCGCGCGCTTCGGCGGCACCGGACACGACACCGGTGACGGCGGTCTGGGTGGTTGCTACTGCGGTCATGGTTCCTCCTGCGGTGATCGCCGCAATGGGTGCGGCGGGGCTGGTGCTGGTGTTGTCGGGTCGGATGGGGTGGCCGACGGTGGCGTCCACCCGGATTGGGTCGCGGTTCTCCGGCTCAGCGGCCGGTTCGGGCTGGCCGGGGTTGGTGTAGTAGTCGTCGTCGTGGACGGTGGTGGACTCGTACCGCCCACCACCGCCGGGGGCGGGGTCTGCGCCTTCCGGGGTTGGCGGGGAGGTCTCGGTGGGCTCCGGGTCGGCTGGCGCGTCACCGTCGGGCGTCTCCGGCTTCTGCGGCTCGGCAGGGTCAGCGGCTGGCGGATCGGCCGGCGGGGCCACTCTCCAGCCCTGCACCTTGCGGGCCGCCACCTCATCCAGACGCCGATCCAAGCGCTCACGCCACGACGCCGCATCCTGCTCGGCCTCATCGGCGAGCCGGTCAGCCCGTTCCACCCGGTGACGGCGGTCCCGGTCAGTCCAGTAGTCCCGCCACATGTTCGACAGATGCCGCCGCAGCGGGCCGCCCTGCTCGGCCGGGGCCACACCCGCGTCGGTGAGCTTCTGCCGCAGCGCCTTCGCGGCCTCCGACTCCTCGCCCCGACGGGAAGCCTGCCACTCGTGTAGCAGGCCACCAGACCAGTCGGGGTTCCGCTGCAACATCCCGTAGATCGCCAGGATGGTGACAGCGAGAGAGATCGGATCGAAGCCCACCGGTCACATCCCCAGGAAGGCGCGCAGCCCGGTGATGATCCCGTCGAACGGCGTCAGCACCGCGTCGTACAGGCTGCCGAGACCGCCGTTGGTGATCCGCATCAGCGTCGGCGCCAACACGATGAGGATGAACGCCGGCCAGTCGGGACGCCGGTCGGCGATGTCCACGATGATGAACATCAGGGCCGCGAGGGAGGCGATGGCAGCACCACCGGCGGAGATGCCGGCGGCGTTGCCGAACTCCGACGACAGGCCGACACCGCCGAGTAGGGCGGCACCCCACGCGACCCACGCGAACACGCGCGCCACCTTGGCGTTCTTGAGCCGCTTGGAGATCAGGTACTGGGCGGAGAGCGCGATGATGACCAGGCCGAAGCCGATACCCACGTTGAACATGACGGTCACCCCTTTCCGAGGGCGAAGGTGGCGGCGAACGCCGCGAACACGAGGTAGAACAGCCACCGCCGCACCGGACGGGCGGTGAGGTAACGCAGCGGCCCCTGCAAGAAGGTGGGGGCCACCAGCAGCAGGGCGACCATCAGGTACCGGTCGGTGTGGTTGGAGATCAGCCACGCAAGGCGTAGACCCTCCGACCGGGCGGGGATCCGGCGCACATCCACGGCGGTGGTGCGCCACATGGCGGCCAGCGACAGGGGTCGGTCAGTCCACAGCCACCACCGGCGGAAGCCCTTCCGAATGCTCGCGGCGATGAATCCGGGCCGGATCTTGCCAACACTCAGGGTGACCGGTACCCTCGCGCGTGCGCGCGCAGACACAGGCGGGCTGTCCAGCACCGGCACCCTGCCGTTTCGAGGGGATCGAATTTCACTCGGCGTAGCGGTCGCGGTCATCGGCTGGGCTCCTCTCGCATGTTGTGAACCAAGGTCAGAACGGCTTCCGTGGCATCGTCGAGACGCCCCATCCGCCACGCTTCGGCAACCAGCCACCCGCACGCACTCCACAGCCGCTGCCGGGGAGTTGCCGCCTCGTTGACGCGGGTTTCGTGCCAGTGCCGGCGACGCTGCGCCGACTTCTCAGCTCGGGTGGCCATCAGATGTCCTGCTCAGCGGGCATCGCCCACCGCCACAGCACAGGGCCACGGCCTTTGCCGTCGGAGTCGATGTCGCGTACTTCCAGGTGGAATTCGTGGGCGGTGTTGCGGCGGGATCCGGACCTGAGAACGGCTCCGAGAAGGTGCCGGTTGAGGGTGTCGCCGGTTTTGTCGCCGTCTTCCAGGTCGATGGCGGTGAGGAACGGGTTGATGTCCCGCACCGGCCTGCCGTTGTGGAAGACGTTGATCTCGTAGATTTTCGATGCCATCGAATCCTCGAATTTCGTGCGTTTATGCAGGTCAGGGGCTGGTCGGCAGGTCGCCGTGGTGGGGCTCGTCGGTTTCGGCGTACACCCACTTGCGGCCCTCGCGGGCCACCTCGGCGAGCAGGTAGGCGAGGAGTCCGGCGAGCGCACCGGCGGCTGCGGCGAGGGCGTAGGAGATGTGGATGAGGGTGTTGGTGGCGATGCCTCCGGCGCCGGCTGCTGCGGTGAACGCGAGGGCGAGGCCGACGTACTCGGTGGCGATCTGCCGCCAATCGCGGTGCTTGACGATCTTCGAGTGGTCGATGGTCTCGCCGGTGGTGGGGATGGCGACGGCGGCGGGTCGGATGGTGGTGGCGGGCAGAGTGTCAGTGGTCATCGGTCAGTCCTCCTCGGAGTGACGGTCGTGGGCGATGAGGTGACGGATACCGCGCATGACGGCGGCAGCGTCACGGGTGACGGTGCGGGCGGTGTGACGGCGCACCCGGCGCAGCGTCAGCCCGCCAGTGAGGACGGCGTCAGCGTCGACACCGTCAGCCGTCAGGTGGTGGTGGGTGACGGCGGGGTGACGGTCCCAGCGGGCCGGGATGACGGGCCACATGTCGGCGTCAGTCACGGCCGTCACCACCGTCAGCCAGCTCGGCCGTCACCCGGTCGTGGGCGTCACGCAGGATCTGCTCGGCGTCATCCAGCGCCAGTTCGCCATGCCACTGCTTGGCCTTGGCGCGACCCAGCCCTTCCCCCCGGATGCCGACCACACGGGCCATCAGGCTTCCCTTCGGCTCCACGCCGAGGGCAAGGCAGGTCAGGAAGTATTCGCGCATCCCGGACGTCTTGTTGCCGGTGTCTGCGGCCACGGTGCGGGCCCGCTCGGCGGCGTACTCCTCGATCTGCTCGACGGTCCAGGTCTGCACTTGGGCGTCGATGAGGTGGCGGGCGAGGGGCTGCACTTTGCCGTTGGTGACGGTGACGGCGCGGGTGACGGCAGTGCCAGGGGCGGTGACGGTGGGGGTGTCAGCGACGGCGGCGCTGCTGTCGGGTGTCACGGGGATGGTGACGGTGGGGCGGGGTGACGGCTGACGGGTGGGGGTGGCGGCCGGGAGGGGCGTCACCTTCGGGGCGTCAGTGTCGGTGACGGGGTGGCGGGTGGCGGTTGCGCCAGTGTCAGAGGTGACGTCCACGTCGATGATGTGACGGCGGCGGTCGGCGTCACCCGTCGGCATGTGCGTCACCTCCGCCCAGGCGTCACCGGTGACGGCGTCAGGCTTCGTGGCTGACACGATGCCGCGCACCACGGCCAGGCGGCGCAGCAGCATCGCGCGCACCTGCGGGTCCTCAGCCAAGTTGATGTACTTGCAGGCGGCCTGCGTGCGGCGGGTGACTCGGCGGCCGAGGTAGGTGATGTAGGCGCGCTTCATGCGGCCCGGGTTCGTGTCGGCGGTGACGGCGTGGAACTGGTCGAGGAGACGCGACAGGCGGTCGATGCGCCGCTGCGTGGCAACCTCGGTGACGGCGATGGATGCTGGCTCGGCGAGGCCCAGCAGTACGGCCACCTTGCGAACCTTGTCGGTCCACTTCTCCAAGGGCGGCCACCGGTCGGGGTTGCGGAAGCGCAGGATGTCCCGCTCCTCACGCAGTTCCTCGATGAGCATGTGGGCGGCGACGGCGGCGGCGAACAGGCGTAGGAGCCGCTCGTCGAGGGTTTGGACGTGGACGGCAGCGAGGGTGGCGGTTGCGGCGGCCAGCCCGAGAACGGTCCAGGGTCCGTTGCCGAGGTTGCCGTGCCGGTACAGGTAGCGGCGGGTGCGGCGGAACGCGGCGATGATCTGCATTTCGATGAACGAGAACAGGACGACGCGGAACGTCCAGTGGATGCGGATGACTTCGGCGAAGAACACCCACATGCCTTGGGCGACGACGGCGGTGGCGACGAGGGCGGTGACGCGGGTGATGGCCCGGTCGAGTGGGGTGATGTCTTCGGTGCTGTCGGGCGTGTTGTCGGTGTTGCGCTTGCGCCGCCGGACGAGGTTGGCGATGACGAGGATGGCGAGGATTCCGCCGAGGACGGTCATGACGTTGTCGGTGTTGGTGATCCAGTCGCCGGTGTGGTCAAGCCAGCCGCGTGTGTCCGCCGCCGGGGTGTAGGGCACGGACGACACCGGCACTCCCGGCTCGCGGATACGGAATGGGCTCAGATCACTCATCACGTTCGACACCGTACACTCCGCCTAGTCACTCTGTCTAGACAAGGAATGTGAGTCTGTGATGTCCTTACAGGCGATGCAGACAGGACAAGATCGGCCGTTAGGGTGACCTGCATGGAGACCGACGACCGCCCCCGCTACGCCCAGATCGCAGACGAACTCGGGCGGCGCATCGACGCGGGCATAATCGGCGTCGGTCTCCCGTTCCCGTCCGACGCCCAACTACAGGAAGAGTTCAGCGTCGCCCGCAACACAGTCCGGCAAGCCCTGGATGTGCTGCGTGCCCAGGGCCGCATTCACACGGTCAAAGGCCGAGGATCCTACGTTCGCCCCCGAGTTCCTGCCCGGCGTGTCGCCGCGTCCCGGTACAAGGCGGACGTGTCTTCCACCCCGGATCGTCCGCAGACGGCGGTGACCCACGACTACGGCATCCCGTTTTCGCAGCACAACCCTGATGTGGTGATCGCCCGCGAGTCGGCGTCACCGGAGGTCGCCGAACTGTTCCAGGTGGAGGCGGGCACGCCGCTGGTGCGCCGCGATCTGGTGTTCCGGCTAGAAGGCTGGCCTACCCACATGTCGACGTCGTTCTACCTCGCCGAAATGGTGGATGGCACGTGGGTTGCCGGACCAGGGTCGGAGCCGGCGCCGGGCGGCGCGATCGGGCATTTGGCGTCGCTGGGGGTGCGGGTGACTCGGGTGTTGGAGACGGTGGAGTCGCGGATGCCGTCGCCTCGGGAGGCTGAGGTGTTGCGCATGTCGGCGGGCCCCGTTTTGGCGATCACTCGGCGAATGCTGGCCGACGGTCGGGTGGTGGAGGTTGCGCGGGAGATCGTGTATCCGGGTGATGGGGTGCGGTTGGAGTACGAGGTGGATTTGTAGCGGCATAGGTTGGTGTTGCCAGCTCGCCGGGAGGCGGGTTCCCGGTCGCGGTTGCGGCGCGAGGCGTTGCCGGTTGAGACGGGACTCGACCGGCCCAGGATGCGACGAAGCCCCGGCCGGTGATCCGGTCCGGGGCTTCGTCGTTCGCCACCGATGCTCTGGCGCCTCAGCTAGAGAACCCCTGAATCCACGTCCACGGACGGGCAATCAGCAGCCATGAAACCACCAGCGCCTCGTACCCGAGGGTGGTGAGGGCGAACAACAGCAGAGTCAGCCAGCCGTAGCCGGCAGTGATTGGCGGCAGCAACGCGAAGGTCAGCGACAGCGCGAGGGCGACGGCAGCAAGGGCACGCCATCGGTTCACCGGCCAGGTGCGGACTGTGGCGACTGCGACTGTGGCCGCGAGGATCGATATGGCGAGGCCGACCAGTGATCCGCCGAATGCGGCATGGTGGTTGACGTTCACCGAGTAGGTGTCGGTATGCATGAACAACATGGCGATCGTCAGGATGACCACCGCGAAGCTGCTGATGACTAAGAAGTTGTCGTTCCCTCTGGCGACTGCTACCCAGCGCGAAAGCTGTGCCGTTAAGGGCTGGCCGCTACCTGGGGCGCCCGGGTGGAGTTCGTCTGACATGCGGGGAGCATGACAGAGCGGAGTGGTTGAGCAACAGGCCGCTACTCGGCTACGGCGATGAGCTGGGGCGGCGGAGGCATCGGCCCCGGTCAGCATGATCCGGACAGCGGGTAGGATAGGAGCACAAATACAGAACGGCCCCGGCAGGTGCTGGTAACACCTTTGCGCCGGGGCCTGATCGCCTAGCAGGAGGCGACCCATGCTTAGGGTAGAAGTCTACCTTGCCCGCACATCTGTGCGACCGACTGGTGATGCGCGATGAGCGCCACCGCTAAGCCACGAACCTTCACGATGCTCCCCGACGAGCTGTTCGACCTCGTTGCGGACGGCAAGATCTCCAAGAACGCCGCATGGCTGTACGCGGCCCTGCTGCGGCACCATAACCGCAAGCGCCGCGACGACAACGTGTGGCCGTCCCGGACGAGCCTCGCCCGCGCCTGCGGGTTGAAGAAGCCCGAGTCGGTCGACGGCTACATGGACGAGTTGAAGAAACACGGCCTGGTGGAGGTGTCGGAGCGGCGGATCGCCGGGATGAAGGCCAGCAACCGGTACACGCTCACTCTGATCGCCGAAGGCAACCCTGGCCCGGCGCCGAAGCCAGCGGATGTGGACGTTTCCGCAGGTCAGCCCGATACCCCGAAATCGGGGCAGCGTTACCCCCAAATGGGGGGCCACGATACCCCGGCACGGGGGTATGAACTAGACGAAGGTGAACTACACCAAGGGGAACAACACCAACCTTCTCTCTCCGGCCACACGCCGACTGTTGCTGCTTCGTCGGTGAAAAATCCTCAACCCCGTGAGAGAGAGACCGGTTTCTCCGATCAAAAGTTTCCGTCGTCAGAGCACCGGATCCTCGCCAAGTACGGCTGGCAGGGACAGAACGCCGACGCGATCATCAGCAGGCTCCGCGACGAGCACGACATCTACGGGGTCGGCTGGTACGTCACCGCCGACAAGAACGGCACCTTGCCGGATCGCATTCAGGAGTTGGTGGATGAGCGGTTGGCTGAACTGCCGGACTGGACGGGGCCACGGCCGGAGAACGGCAGGTGGCCTACGTCGGTGTAGGGGCACGCCGGTTGGGGTCGCTACCGTCCGCCTGAGCGGGCAAACGCTGAGGGCCGCCCA
Above is a window of Verrucosispora sp. NA02020 DNA encoding:
- a CDS encoding GntR family transcriptional regulator; its protein translation is METDDRPRYAQIADELGRRIDAGIIGVGLPFPSDAQLQEEFSVARNTVRQALDVLRAQGRIHTVKGRGSYVRPRVPARRVAASRYKADVSSTPDRPQTAVTHDYGIPFSQHNPDVVIARESASPEVAELFQVEAGTPLVRRDLVFRLEGWPTHMSTSFYLAEMVDGTWVAGPGSEPAPGGAIGHLASLGVRVTRVLETVESRMPSPREAEVLRMSAGPVLAITRRMLADGRVVEVAREIVYPGDGVRLEYEVDL